In the genome of Paenibacillus sp. GP183, the window ATCCTGTCGGATGGCCGTTCAGGAACGATAATCATGACGAATCCTAATGATTTCTTCAAACCGCTCGTTCAAATCGATAACCAATTCTTTGATTTGTCCTATCGATCCGGAGTCGAAATTATTTCAGTAGACATGCAGGCCTTCATTAAATGATCAAGCTTCCGATAGCCAGAGCAATCCCGACATAAACACATGCCAACAAGGTTCCTACAGCCACATTGCCTTCCTGCAGCTGTTTGGATAAGCTGAAGCCGGGCGTTAACCAATCGAAAACCCAGTAAGTTGCGAGAAGACAAGCATAACCGACTAAGAACCATAGGCCCATATGCCATATGGAAGAATTCGTGTAAGCGGCAATGGCCAGAATAATGGCAGTCGCCAGGAATTTACCACCCATGGTTAACCCTACCGCCAGGTTGCCTCTATTAATCTCTTCCATATCCTTGTACGGCGTCATCAGGCTAAATACATACATCCCCGCAAATTGAAGCAAAATAACCACCAATAAGCTGATGATGATATTCAAAGCGATCACTGCGCCCACCCCCTAAATTTGGCCATAGTCTGGTCATAATTATTAAAATCGTGTACTTCCTCCAGCACAACCGGTACCTGCTTCAAGCTTTTAAAGCTGATATAGCGATCCTCTGGAATGGGCTGTTTGACTTTTTGGCCTGTTGGCATCGTCACAACGGCAAAATATCGGAATTGACCCTCATTCTCCGTTTTGTATACACCGACCAAATCCACGTCGGTTTTGATTTCCTTTTTCAAATCCGTTATATCTTTATCGGCCTCAGCTTTCGTCTTGAAGGTTTTGATCGGCTGCCATGGCGATAGTTTAATATCATTTCGTCCGGAGCTGTCTGTGATCATTTCCGCACTCATAAAGCTCAATATCTCAATTGTATCACCAGTTGCAAAATTTTGGTCGTTTTTGAGCATTGTATTATCGGGCAGGATCACCATCTCATTGCCAACCAAATCTCCAACCTTGGCCTCCACCAATTTATAATCCCACGGCACTACGGATGTCGAGCCGGCTTGCTGTGCATTTTGGGTTTGGGCTTTACTGTTGGTAGGTTGCAGCACGGACGGCTTCTTATTTCCTGCCGAGCCAATGATCCAACAGATGCCGATAATCACCACTGCCGCCGCGGCCATCAGCCAAATTCGGTTTCCTCTCACTTTCGTCTCACTCCTATAGCCACGAAATGGCTCGAATTGCCGGTTATCAATCCGCCGGCACGTCCCAGTAACCCGCACGGCACTCCATCGATGACAAATAGTCCCGTTAACAAGTGCAGCTCCTGTCCGCCCAATTGAAGCTTTGGCAAATCTGCGCGCTGTTGATAGACTCTGCTAAAATAAAGGCTCGTGTCAAAGCCTGCAGCATCTTTTTCTTCCAGTTCCCCGCTCTGATTGAACATCTGAACGGAACCGCCCTCACGGCCAAACATGGATTTGGACACATAATCACCTTCAAGTACCGGCATATTATAGGTCGGAAGCATGTAGGCTTCTATCATTTTGTGCTCGAGCTCTGTGAAGAAGCCTGCTTCTAATTCATGAAGTCCCCATATGACCGCTTGCAGGCCTTTGGATTGAAGAATTATCGCATGCAATGAATTAAACAGCTTCAGGTTTCCCTCTTCCACCGCAAAAGCAAGTGCTTCACCGCCGTCATCTATACCCATCCATTCCTTCGGATAAAGGGCAAACATGCTGCGAATCACATTGTTATTCATATCTTTGACCATGCCTTCATCGATCCATATCTGGAGACAATCGATGCATGTGATGCTCCTCCCGCTGTGTCGAACCAAAGCATCGATAGTTCCAGTATCTTCAGCATGTTCCCCATAGGCGATACAGGCCGCATACTCAGGCGCCTCCTCGTTCCAGGCGCGACGAAGCAATTCAGGCATTAATACATTTGGCGAAAAGAGCCCTTCCTGCTCGCACATCCAGGGTGTTGCTATCGAAGCTTCCACATATCCGGTTGGCGTATCGGCATTCAGCTCAAGCAGTTTAATTTGTCCGGCTTCCGACAAAGCAAAATCAAACCTGGCATACCGACTTATCCGTCCTGGTGCATTAGGGGCCAGACGGTTCAAACCTTCCCATAACACCTCTGGAATCGACAATGCCTCATAAAGATCTGTCCGACCTATGACAAACCGAGCCGTTTTATCAAAAATGCTCCATAAATGATTGCCAGCGACCAAAAGCTGCTGATAAACAGATTCTTCAATACCCACTAATTGATCCAGCCAATAAGCTTCATCACCTAAATCAGCCCAGATAAAACCAAGATCAGCCAGCTGCTTCACTCTGGCTGCGCGATTTTCTGCAGGAAGGCCAAGTATTTCAAACACCATCAGATTTAACCTCCGGAAGAAGAACTAAACCCGCTCGACGTACCGCCAATGCTGCCAGAAGAAGATGAGGTCGATTTGGAGCTTGAGGATGACGATGACGACGATGATGATTGCGAGCTTGATACAGAGCCTGAAGAAGATTTATTCGTCGAAAAGCTTCCCGTTCTGCTGTTTGTGCGCGGCGTTGTCTTATCGGCAGCCGGTTGATTGGCAAACGATCGATTCGTACTGGAAGGCGGTGTATAAGGCTGATTCGTTCTATAATCATATGATGGCCTGCTGCCCACCCAACTGCTGGAGGAATAAGGGCTTCCCATATTAAAAATCATATGATATAAAAGTAAATCATCCCAGCCAAACCCGCCCCCGAAGCCAAAGCCGCCGCCATGACCGCCGTTATTGTTGTTAATGATCGTGGTAGACCCGCTGCCAGTCGTTCCCGGGCTTGGTGTCGGAGATGCTTGCCCTCCGTTTGAAGTGCTGTCCAGCTTCGGAAGAGGAATACTCCAATCCACTGCTGGGTTATAATAGGCTTTGACATCTTCCGAAGACCACTCTACCAGCTTTGGATTTGCTGCCGCAGCCGCAGTCGGGCTTGAACTGGGTGCCGCGGCTTCAGCTGCCGGTAACGCCGGAACCAGCAGCAGATGACCAGCCAGCATGAGACCAAGCGATGTCGATAATACTTTGAGAGGCCTGGCAGGTGCTGCCTTCTTCGATTTGTCCTCGGGCTGTTCTTGATGATCCGATTGGTTCTTCATATTGGAGCCTCACTCCTTTTCTTTGGATCCTTGTTCATCCACTGTTCTAAGCAGCAGCTCAAATTGTTCCAAATCCAGATTGAGCCTGCCTTCAATCATTTCATATTCCTGACCCCCGACAACGAGGTAATTCGCCGCATCTATGCAAGCGATGATTTTGTCGTCCCAAGGTCTTTCGCTAATGTTGTTCACACTGCCATCCTCAAGTTTAACAAACAAAACTATTTTCATCTACAATCCCTCCCAGTTCATTCTTCCATGAGTTTGATAATAAGTAAAACGTATCAGAGCTCATTTCGTTTCATGATTCGTTAAGCCAACAAAAGGAAAAAGCCTTCCACCTGGGAAAGGCTTTTCCTGGAACACAGCTGAGTCAAACAGCTACACGCCTCGCACGAAGAAATGTGCCTTTCCAGTAGGCGCTATCGATGTTTGATATCTGCACTCCATTCTCGGGTTTGGATGAAGCATGAATCATTTGCATGTTTCCCTTATAAATCCCAACATGACCTACAGTTTGGTTTGTTTTAAATCTGCCGGGAACAGAGAAGAACAACAAATCTCCTATGCGCAGGTTATTTCTGCTGATCAGTGTACCCGTTTCAGCTTGCTGACGAGAGAGCCTCGGCAGCTTGACCCCATTTTTGCCAAACACATATTGCGTAAATGCGGAACAATCAAAACTTCCTGTTTGCGGGAAAGGGCCAGCTCCGAATTGATATGGAACTCCCAAATACTTCTCTGCAGTCTGAATCACAGCATTAAGATCGATTTGTTTCAATACAGAAATCGAATAGTCCATTTTCCTTTGATTCATCCGCGAGCTTGTTTGGAGACTGGCTTTGTTTGGATCTGTCGGGTCATCGGCGAAATTTAATTCGGATTGACCGGAGGTATGGCTGGAGTCGACTTCTTGCATAGACATACTGGAGATACCCTTCAAAGAAGGATGAATAAGCAGCTGCCCATCTCGGATGTCATAGGACATATCCTCTTGAAATAAATCGCCGAGTGCCGAGACCGGTAAATAAGCTGAATCACCTTGCAAGAGAAAGGGTTGATTCACTTGAATGGCTTCCCCGCTCTTTAGAGCACGGGTTGTATTTATTTGTATTTCATAATTGGCGTCGGTATCTCCAAGCTGAAGATTTTTCCGGGGACTCGACCAATTCGTTTGATATTGCAGCACTTTAGCCAGATCGTTTACTGGTATATAAGTATGGGTTCCAATTGTTTTCACGGCAATTACAGCATCGTTAATACTTTGTGTTTGTATACCCTTTTGCTGATTATTTTCTGGCGGTTGGGCGCTTTTTTTTGCTTGATAAATATTCGCGCAAGCCGTTGTAATTGCCATGACTACTATAATTGATATCACAGCCGTCTGTTTAGAGAATAGCCGCATGGATGTTCTACTCCTTCTTCCTCTAGGGGTGATTGCTCCTCTATAGGTTGAGGCAAGGAAGGCGCAAATATGCAGATGTCCCAATTAATTGCTGTTGATTCTGGTCATCAGAGCTTGATACCCACCACCTGGCCATTCCCAAGCGCCGGCAAGAGTGTTATTGCCATCGATCCATTTTGCTCGAAAAACTGCCGGAGAGCCCTTTGGTCCCATCCACATGGTATTAGATGCAGGATAATTTATCCATACTTTTATATTAAAGCAATTACTTTATAAAGTCAATTATTTGTTAAAAATTACAATAAAAAAACGTGTCCGAAAAGCTCGGACACGCAAGTATGAAAGCCAAATTGTTATATCCTGAAACCCCTTAGTAAATAAAGGTTACCCTATGCTTCCTTCCATCTCAAACTTGATCAGACGGTTCATCTCCACAGCGTACTCCATGGGGAGTTCTTTCGTGAACGGCTCGATGAAGCCCATAACGATCATTTGAGTAGCTTCAGCATCGGTTAATCCACGGCTCATGAGGTAAAACAATTGATCCTCGGATACCTTGGATACGGTAGCTTCATGCTCCAAAGTTATGTTGTCGTTCATGATTTCGTTGTAAGGAATCGTATCGGAAGTCGACTCCTTATCCATAATAAGCGTATCGCACTTGATATTGGCTTTGGAGCCTTGGGAATTCCGCCCGAAGGAAGCTAGTCCCCGATAGGTTACTTTACCTCCGTGCTTGGAAATCGACTTGGAGACAATGGTCGATGTAGTATCAGGCGCAAGGTGTGTCATTTTGGCTCCAGCATCTTGATGCTGGCCTTTGCCTGCTACTGCAATGGAAAGCACCATACCTTTGGCACCGCGGCCTTTTAAGATAACAGCTGGATACTTCATGGTGAGCTTGGAACCGATGTTTCCATCTACCCACTCCATGGTTGCTCCTTCTTCGGCAACGGCACGTTTGGTAACAAGGTTATAAATGTTAGGCGCCCAGTTTTGAATAGTCGTGTAACGGGCACGGGAGTTCTTTTTGCAGATGATTTCTACGACTGCACTGTGCAAAGAGTTGGTGCTGTAGATTGGAGCTGTACAGCCCTCAACATAGTGCACAAAGCTCTCTTCATCGGTGATGATAAGCGTGCGCTCGAATTGGCCCATGTTCTCCGAGTTGATCCGGAAGTAGGCTTGCAGCGGCACTTCGCATTTAACGCCCTTCGGCACATAAATGAAGCTGCCTCCGGACCATACTGCACTGTTCAGTGCGGCAAACTTGTTGTCGCTCGGAGGTATGATTGTTCCGAAATGCTCTCTGAACAGCTCCGGATATTCACGAAGAGCGCTGTCCGTATCTGTAAAGATAACACCTTGGTCCTCCAGCTCTTTTTGCATGCTGTGGTAAACAACCTCAGACTCATACTGAGCGGACACACCAGCCAGGAACTTTTGCTCCGCTTCCGGAATACCCAGCTTGTCGAACGTTTCCTTGATCTCCGTAGGAACTTCCTCCCACGTCTTTCCTTGCTTCTCTGAAGGCTTTACATAGTACTGGATATCATTGAAATCCAGGTCATCCATGTTACCGCCCCAACGCGGCATCGGCATACTGAAGAATTGCTCGAGCGATTTCAGACGGAAGTTGAGCATCCATTCGGGTTCGCCTTTCATGCTGGAAATCTCGGCAACAATCTCGCGAGTCAAGCCTTTACCGGATTGGAATATGGATTTGTGCTCGTCACGGAAGCCATATTTATAATCCTCAAGATCGGGCATTTGTTTAGCCATGATTCTTACCTCCTATAATTTTTTTCAAGATTCTTGCAGCTTGCTTTGAATAATACCCTTACGCATGGCATTCCATGCCAGCGTTGCGCATTTGATTCTTGCTGGGACTTTGTTGACACCCGAGAATGCCTCAAT includes:
- a CDS encoding DUF350 domain-containing protein translates to MIALNIIISLLVVILLQFAGMYVFSLMTPYKDMEEINRGNLAVGLTMGGKFLATAIILAIAAYTNSSIWHMGLWFLVGYACLLATYWVFDWLTPGFSLSKQLQEGNVAVGTLLACVYVGIALAIGSLII
- a CDS encoding glutathionylspermidine synthase family protein, encoding MVFEILGLPAENRAARVKQLADLGFIWADLGDEAYWLDQLVGIEESVYQQLLVAGNHLWSIFDKTARFVIGRTDLYEALSIPEVLWEGLNRLAPNAPGRISRYARFDFALSEAGQIKLLELNADTPTGYVEASIATPWMCEQEGLFSPNVLMPELLRRAWNEEAPEYAACIAYGEHAEDTGTIDALVRHSGRSITCIDCLQIWIDEGMVKDMNNNVIRSMFALYPKEWMGIDDGGEALAFAVEEGNLKLFNSLHAIILQSKGLQAVIWGLHELEAGFFTELEHKMIEAYMLPTYNMPVLEGDYVSKSMFGREGGSVQMFNQSGELEEKDAAGFDTSLYFSRVYQQRADLPKLQLGGQELHLLTGLFVIDGVPCGLLGRAGGLITGNSSHFVAIGVRRK
- a CDS encoding C40 family peptidase, with product MRLFSKQTAVISIIVVMAITTACANIYQAKKSAQPPENNQQKGIQTQSINDAVIAVKTIGTHTYIPVNDLAKVLQYQTNWSSPRKNLQLGDTDANYEIQINTTRALKSGEAIQVNQPFLLQGDSAYLPVSALGDLFQEDMSYDIRDGQLLIHPSLKGISSMSMQEVDSSHTSGQSELNFADDPTDPNKASLQTSSRMNQRKMDYSISVLKQIDLNAVIQTAEKYLGVPYQFGAGPFPQTGSFDCSAFTQYVFGKNGVKLPRLSRQQAETGTLISRNNLRIGDLLFFSVPGRFKTNQTVGHVGIYKGNMQMIHASSKPENGVQISNIDSAYWKGTFLRARRVAV
- the sufB gene encoding Fe-S cluster assembly protein SufB, yielding MAKQMPDLEDYKYGFRDEHKSIFQSGKGLTREIVAEISSMKGEPEWMLNFRLKSLEQFFSMPMPRWGGNMDDLDFNDIQYYVKPSEKQGKTWEEVPTEIKETFDKLGIPEAEQKFLAGVSAQYESEVVYHSMQKELEDQGVIFTDTDSALREYPELFREHFGTIIPPSDNKFAALNSAVWSGGSFIYVPKGVKCEVPLQAYFRINSENMGQFERTLIITDEESFVHYVEGCTAPIYSTNSLHSAVVEIICKKNSRARYTTIQNWAPNIYNLVTKRAVAEEGATMEWVDGNIGSKLTMKYPAVILKGRGAKGMVLSIAVAGKGQHQDAGAKMTHLAPDTTSTIVSKSISKHGGKVTYRGLASFGRNSQGSKANIKCDTLIMDKESTSDTIPYNEIMNDNITLEHEATVSKVSEDQLFYLMSRGLTDAEATQMIVMGFIEPFTKELPMEYAVEMNRLIKFEMEGSIG